The following are encoded together in the Bacillus sp. V2I10 genome:
- a CDS encoding pyridoxamine 5'-phosphate oxidase family protein codes for MNMSEAKEKVLQMFKEHKIGTLATIRQNKPFSRFMLFFHDGLTLYTATNKDTHKAEDIESNPSVHVLLGFEGDCWKNDYAEIEGSASVEESAELKEKFWNGELKEWISGPDDPNYLLLKITPKSIRYYQKAGSEPEIIEL; via the coding sequence ATGAATATGAGTGAAGCTAAAGAAAAAGTTCTGCAAATGTTCAAAGAACATAAAATCGGCACACTAGCCACAATCCGTCAAAACAAACCATTTTCCAGGTTCATGCTGTTTTTCCACGATGGACTTACTTTATATACAGCCACAAACAAAGATACCCACAAGGCAGAAGATATTGAAAGCAATCCAAGCGTTCATGTTCTTCTTGGCTTTGAAGGCGACTGCTGGAAAAATGATTATGCAGAAATAGAAGGCAGTGCTTCTGTAGAAGAATCTGCCGAATTAAAAGAAAAATTCTGGAACGGGGAGTTAAAAGAGTGGATTTCCGGACCAGACGATCCAAACTACTTACTTTTAAAAATAACCCCTAAATCAATCAGGTATTATCAAAAAGCGGGAAGCGAACCTGAAATCATCGAACTTTAA